The Halobacteria archaeon AArc-dxtr1 region AAGCTCGAGTTACTCGAGGAGCTGGCCGAGGAGGGCGACACTGTCTCCTTCTACAGCCAGGGCGAGTGGGAAGACCTCTGTGCCGGCCCCCACGTCGACTCGACCGGCGAGATCGGCCCCGTCAAGCTCTTGGAGATCGCCGGGGCCTACTGGCGCGGCGACGAGGAGAACACGATGCAGACCCGGATTTACGGCACCGCCTTCGCAGAGGAGAGCGACCTGGAGGCGTTCATAGAGCGCAAACAGGAAGCCCAGAAGCGCGATCACCGGAAGATCGGCAACGAGATGGATCTCTTCTCGATCCAGGACGTGACGGGTCCGGGACTGCCGCTCTATCACCCAGCGGGGAAGACGGTTCTGAAGGAACTGGAGGATTTCGTCGAAGAGCTGAACACGGAGGCGGGCTACGACTACGTCGAGACGCCCCACGTCTTCAAGACAGACCTCTGGCACCGGTCTGGCCACTACGAGAACTACGCCGACGACATGTTCATCTTCGACGTCGGTGACGACGAGTTCGGCCTGAAACCGATGAACTGCCCCGGCCACGCCGCCATCTTCCAGGACCACTCCTGGAGCTACCGCGACCTCCCGATCCGGTACGCCGAGAACGGGAAGGTCTACCGCAAAGAACAGCGTGGCGAACTCTCCGGTCTCTCCCGGGTTTGGGCGTTCACGATCGACGACGGCCACCTGTTCGTCACACCAGAGGGGATCGAACGCGAGGTTGAAGAGATCATGGACATGATCACGGACGTCTTGGAGACGTTCGATCTAGAGTACGAGATGGCGCTTGCGACCCGCCCCGAGAAGTCGGTCGGGAGCGACGAAATCTGGGAGCACGCCGAGGAACAACTGGAGTCGGTGCTCGAAAAGCGCAACGCAGAGTACGAACTCGAGGAGGGTGACGGCGCCTTCTACGGCCCGAAGATCGACTTCGCCTTCGAGGACGCGATCGGGCGTAGCTGGGACGGGCCGACGGTCCAACTCGACTTCAACATGCCAGAGCGCTTCGACCTCTCCTACGTCGGCGAGGACAACGAAGAGCACCGGCCGGTGATGATCCACCGCGCGCTGTACGGGTCCTACGAGCGGTTCTTCATGATGCTGATCGAGCACTACGAGGGTCGATTTCCACTCTGGCTTGCCCCCGAACAGGTCCGTGTGCTGCCAATTTCGGACAGCAATCTCGGCTATGCCCACCGCGTCGCAAACGAGTTCGACGAGTTCCGCGTCGAGGTCGACGGTCGTGACTCCACGCTCGAACGCAAGATCCGCGCCGCCCACGACGACCGCGTCCCCTACCAGATCATCGTCGGCGACAACGAAGAGGAAGCGGGCAACATCTCGGTCCGAGACCGCTTCGAAGACCAGGAGTACGACGTCGAAATCGCGGCGTTCCGAACCCACCTCGAAGCCGAACGCAACGAGCAACGGACGGAACCGGACTTCCTCCAGGACTGAGCCGACCGCGACCGCAGTTGGGGACGACGTACTGTTCATCCACGAGTATGCAGACTTTTCGCAGATATTCGATCGGAATATCCATACTTGTGGAATCGTGAGTATCGGTATGAATCGAGCAGAGAAGGCTGCCCTCCAACTTCGCGCCGTCGACGTCCTGCGGATGCTAAAGCAGACGCGGACGTACGAGGAGCTCGCCGCGAAGACGGGACTGCCGGCCGGCGACTTAAATCGGTACGTCAACGGACACGTTCTCCCCGGACCGGAGCGCGCCCGCGAAGTCGTCGAGGATCTCGGTCAGGAGGCCCTCGTCACCGAACTCGAAGCTCGGATCGACGTCGACGAGGAGGGGTACGTCGACAACTCGGGCGTCGTCTTCGATCAGCCGTTTCTCGACCTCGTCGCGCCCGTGGTCGCCGATAGCTTCGACTTCGAGCGCCCCGACGTCGTGCTCACAGCGGCGACCGACGGAATCACGCTCGCCGCCTCGCTTGCGAGTTACTACGGCGTGCGCTGTGCGTACGCAAAGAAACAAAAGGAGACGGCCGTCGAGGAGTTCTTCGAAGCCCGCGAACGTCTCCAGTCGGGGATCGAACTCACCTACTACCTGCCTGCCTCGGCGATCGCCCCCGATGAGTCGGTACTGGTCGTCGACGACCTGATCCGGTCCGGGGAGACGCAGGCACTGCTGTTGGATATCGTCGAACGGGCGGACGCCGACGTCGCCGGCGTCTTCGCGCTAATCGCCGCCGGAGACGAAGGCATCGACCGTGCGCGGGACCGAACCGACGCGGCGGTCGACGCGCTGACGACGGTCACATCGCGGTAAGTCAACCACCGCTACCGGACGACAGTAACGGGGACCGGCGAGCGCCGAACCACGGTTTCGGCGACGCTCCCGAGTAAGATGCGACTCGCACCGCGGCGACCGTGACTGCCAATCACGATGTGATCGACGTCCTGCTTGTCGGTGTAGTCGACGATCGACCGAGAGACGCCGCCGATAACGCGTTCGGTATTGATCTCGACGCCGAGATCGGCTGCGCGATCGACGGCGTCCTCGATGACGGTGTCGGCCCTGGCTTCGTTGTGTTCTTGAATCCGGTCGTAGTTGGCCATCGCGCCGCCTTCGATCCCCGTCGCGGCGTAGAAGTCGCCGGGATCGAGGACGTGCAACGCGGTGATCGTGTCGTCTGGATACTCCCGACACGCGAACTCGAGTGCCTCCATAGACTGTGCCGAGTCGTCGATCGGAACGAGAACGTGTCGTGCCATACTCATGGCTACGACAGGGGAGGAAATAAGTCTCGGCCACGACAAGCCGAGTCGAAAAGCCGGTTAGTCGCCGTTGTTCGACGGTCGGACCTTCTCGGTGCCCTTGCCGCGGTTCTGGAGGCCGCGATTGGATTTCCCAGCGTTGGTGAGTCCACGGAAGGCGCGGTTCGTCTGGGAGTCGTCACAGATCCAGTTGAGATCGTCGTCGTTCTGGATGGCGGGGTGGTTCGGATCGACGAGGATCACTTCGAACCACTTCTGGGAGCCGTCTTCGCCGACCCAGTAACTGTTGAGGACCTCGAGGTTCGGATACTTGCGCCCGACGCGTTCCTCGCCGATGCGCTGGATATTCTTGCGCCGACCGATGCGGTTGACGCCCTGGCGCTTGGTTCGGCGACCGGCCTTGTGACGCTGTTTTCGCGCGGTCCCCTTCCGGACGGCGACGCGGGCGAGAACGACGCCCTGCTTTGCCTTGTAGCCGAGCTCGCGAGCCTTATCGAGTCGAGTCGGGCGCTCGATGCGCTCGATGGCGCCTTGCTTGCGCCACTCTTGCTTTCGCTGCCACTGCAGCTCCCCGAGTTTACCGTCGCCCGGGGTCTTCCATGCCTCCTTGATGTGGGAGTAGAAACTTCGTGCCATCGTGTTCACCTGCGGGCGTTGTCCGGTTCAGAACGCCTCCGGCGTTCCACATTCCGACCCGTGGCGGTGCCGAACGGGTGCCCGCTGCTGCCCGCGAGTCAGCGAGTCGCCCGAAGCTACCTGTCTGGCGAGTATAAGCGCTTCGAACCGTAGGCCACCCCGGGCCGAGAGCATCGATCGAAAGAGGACGAGTTCACTAGCTTTCGCTCATTTCATTAGATCATAATGATTCTGCACGATTCCTAACTCATATCGCACCCCTTGAGAGAGGGTGACCTGCCTGGTAGCGCTACGTTCTTGATCACTTGTAATGACAAATAAGTACGCGTCATAACATATATGCCTCTCCACGTCGAACGTCAATGTATGAGCGGATCAAGCTACGACAAGACGATTCAGTTCCGTGCCGGAGCCGAAAAAGAGGCCGCGGAGCTCCTCGATGAGATTCACATCGGTGGCGTCAACGTGAG contains the following coding sequences:
- the thrS gene encoding threonine--tRNA ligase, whose protein sequence is MSESESDSITVVLPDGSELAVSEGATVEDCAYEIGPGLGRDTVAGKLDGDLVAKEEPAYDGAELEIITEGSDESLRVMRHSASHCLAQAVERLFDAEEVKLAIGPPTDEGFYYDFDNLDVDEADLADLEREIEEIVAADYEIEREDVSIAEAKERLADEPYKLELLEELAEEGDTVSFYSQGEWEDLCAGPHVDSTGEIGPVKLLEIAGAYWRGDEENTMQTRIYGTAFAEESDLEAFIERKQEAQKRDHRKIGNEMDLFSIQDVTGPGLPLYHPAGKTVLKELEDFVEELNTEAGYDYVETPHVFKTDLWHRSGHYENYADDMFIFDVGDDEFGLKPMNCPGHAAIFQDHSWSYRDLPIRYAENGKVYRKEQRGELSGLSRVWAFTIDDGHLFVTPEGIEREVEEIMDMITDVLETFDLEYEMALATRPEKSVGSDEIWEHAEEQLESVLEKRNAEYELEEGDGAFYGPKIDFAFEDAIGRSWDGPTVQLDFNMPERFDLSYVGEDNEEHRPVMIHRALYGSYERFFMMLIEHYEGRFPLWLAPEQVRVLPISDSNLGYAHRVANEFDEFRVEVDGRDSTLERKIRAAHDDRVPYQIIVGDNEEEAGNISVRDRFEDQEYDVEIAAFRTHLEAERNEQRTEPDFLQD
- a CDS encoding phosphoribosyltransferase family protein, producing the protein MNRAEKAALQLRAVDVLRMLKQTRTYEELAAKTGLPAGDLNRYVNGHVLPGPERAREVVEDLGQEALVTELEARIDVDEEGYVDNSGVVFDQPFLDLVAPVVADSFDFERPDVVLTAATDGITLAASLASYYGVRCAYAKKQKETAVEEFFEARERLQSGIELTYYLPASAIAPDESVLVVDDLIRSGETQALLLDIVERADADVAGVFALIAAGDEGIDRARDRTDAAVDALTTVTSR
- a CDS encoding universal stress protein, whose translation is MARHVLVPIDDSAQSMEALEFACREYPDDTITALHVLDPGDFYAATGIEGGAMANYDRIQEHNEARADTVIEDAVDRAADLGVEINTERVIGGVSRSIVDYTDKQDVDHIVIGSHGRRGASRILLGSVAETVVRRSPVPVTVVR
- a CDS encoding 50S ribosomal protein L15e gives rise to the protein MARSFYSHIKEAWKTPGDGKLGELQWQRKQEWRKQGAIERIERPTRLDKARELGYKAKQGVVLARVAVRKGTARKQRHKAGRRTKRQGVNRIGRRKNIQRIGEERVGRKYPNLEVLNSYWVGEDGSQKWFEVILVDPNHPAIQNDDDLNWICDDSQTNRAFRGLTNAGKSNRGLQNRGKGTEKVRPSNNGD